In Escherichia ruysiae, a genomic segment contains:
- a CDS encoding type VI secretion system Vgr family protein yields the protein MSFVSTGNKSGSNGGPAISTPPIAGESSAISASSAATDVADAAEQMAEQAVADLFGALPEPSGLVKAAVAAAQAAAAASGISDMAGAAQDAAASLAAAGSGAHNVTVSGSAVPAQILLFAGMNGSEGLGNLFSYTVQLKTPDTLNLGYVSPAANLPLKPMVGKDMCVNIELDGGGKRHISGLVTAARVVGHEGRSVTYELRIEPWLKLLTHTSDYKAFQNKTVVEILDEVLAEYSFPVEKRLVENYPPRAWQVQYGETDFDFIQRLMQEWGIYWWFEHSENSHTLVLADAINGHKTCPDSPLVEWHQEGLKLDKEFIHTITASERLRTGKWVLDDFDFMKPRSLLKSTVANPRDTGHAEYEHYEWPGDYFTMGEGEMLTRIRMEAQRSPGSRVGGAGNIRTLMTGYTFTLMNHPTAEVNQEYLLVQTTLFLRDNAQYSGQDQHFTYVTTFELHPTSEVYRPQRTLSKPHTKGPQSAIVTGPAGQEIWTDKYGRVKVQFGWDRYGNNDENSSCWVRVSYPWAGKGFGMIQIPRIGQEVLVDFKNGDPDLPIIVGRTYNQDTMPPWGLPGAATQSGFYSHTIGGGPTNANALRFEDKPGGEEVWLHAEKDQRIEVNNNESHWVGNNRLKVIDKTETAIIGEKRSLTVQTDDTSLAGGDKTIQTVQNLRFAAGDSIILSCGETILQMTSDGIFNITCKNFNITATENGKINTQSGQLDLNMNDRKADISPPGTLEKTTLQTAIDITFMTEK from the coding sequence ATGAGTTTTGTATCTACGGGTAATAAATCTGGCAGTAACGGTGGGCCAGCTATCTCCACGCCACCGATAGCCGGAGAAAGTAGTGCTATAAGCGCAAGTTCAGCCGCAACCGATGTAGCTGATGCAGCCGAACAGATGGCAGAACAGGCAGTTGCAGATCTATTTGGTGCGCTTCCAGAACCGTCAGGACTGGTTAAAGCTGCAGTAGCTGCTGCGCAGGCCGCCGCCGCCGCGTCAGGGATCTCGGATATGGCTGGTGCAGCTCAGGATGCGGCGGCATCGCTTGCTGCCGCTGGTTCGGGGGCGCATAACGTCACAGTAAGTGGTAGTGCGGTGCCGGCGCAGATTCTGCTGTTTGCAGGTATGAATGGTTCGGAAGGGCTTGGGAATCTGTTTTCCTATACAGTACAGCTTAAAACGCCTGACACCCTGAACCTCGGATATGTCTCCCCTGCTGCCAATCTGCCGCTCAAACCGATGGTGGGCAAAGACATGTGTGTCAATATCGAACTGGACGGTGGTGGCAAACGGCATATCAGCGGGCTGGTGACGGCTGCGAGGGTAGTCGGTCACGAGGGGCGCTCAGTCACGTATGAATTGCGCATTGAACCGTGGTTGAAGCTGCTGACCCACACCAGCGACTACAAAGCCTTCCAGAACAAAACCGTGGTGGAGATTCTCGATGAAGTCCTGGCTGAATATTCTTTTCCGGTGGAAAAACGGCTGGTGGAAAATTATCCCCCCCGCGCCTGGCAGGTGCAGTATGGTGAAACCGATTTTGATTTCATCCAGCGCCTGATGCAGGAATGGGGTATCTACTGGTGGTTTGAGCACAGCGAGAACAGCCACACGCTGGTACTGGCTGATGCCATCAATGGTCATAAAACGTGCCCGGACTCGCCGCTGGTAGAGTGGCACCAGGAAGGACTGAAGCTCGATAAGGAATTTATCCACACCATTACGGCCAGTGAGAGGCTGCGTACTGGAAAGTGGGTGCTGGACGATTTTGATTTTATGAAGCCGCGTTCACTGCTGAAAAGTACCGTGGCTAATCCGCGTGATACCGGTCATGCTGAATATGAGCATTACGAATGGCCTGGTGATTACTTCACTATGGGGGAAGGCGAGATGCTGACGCGCATTCGTATGGAAGCGCAGCGCAGCCCTGGCAGCCGGGTTGGAGGGGCGGGGAATATCCGCACCCTCATGACTGGTTACACCTTTACGTTGATGAATCATCCGACGGCGGAGGTCAACCAGGAATATCTGCTGGTGCAGACCACACTGTTTTTACGGGACAATGCGCAGTACAGCGGCCAGGACCAGCATTTTACCTATGTCACCACGTTCGAACTGCACCCTACCAGTGAAGTCTACCGCCCACAGCGAACCCTGAGCAAACCCCATACCAAAGGCCCGCAGAGCGCCATCGTCACCGGTCCGGCGGGGCAGGAGATCTGGACGGATAAATATGGCCGGGTGAAGGTGCAGTTTGGCTGGGATCGTTATGGTAACAATGACGAAAACAGCTCCTGCTGGGTCCGTGTTAGCTATCCGTGGGCGGGAAAAGGATTCGGCATGATCCAGATCCCGCGTATTGGCCAGGAAGTGCTGGTGGATTTCAAAAATGGTGACCCGGATTTACCCATCATCGTGGGGCGGACATACAACCAGGACACGATGCCGCCGTGGGGATTGCCTGGTGCAGCGACGCAAAGTGGGTTTTACAGCCACACAATTGGTGGGGGGCCGACGAATGCCAACGCCCTGCGTTTTGAGGATAAACCTGGTGGGGAAGAGGTCTGGTTGCATGCCGAGAAAGATCAGCGCATTGAAGTAAATAATAATGAAAGCCACTGGGTGGGGAATAATCGACTTAAAGTTATTGATAAAACAGAAACAGCGATTATTGGTGAGAAACGTTCTCTTACAGTTCAGACGGATGATACTTCCCTTGCCGGAGGAGATAAAACAATTCAGACCGTACAGAATTTACGCTTTGCAGCGGGAGATTCCATTATTCTTAGCTGCGGAGAAACTATCCTACAAATGACCAGTGACGGAATATTTAATATAACCTGTAAGAACTTTAATATTACTGCAACAGAGAACGGAAAAATAAATACACAATCAGGGCAGCTTGATTTAAACATGAATGACAGAAAGGCAGATATATCGCCGCCTGGCACATTAGAGAAAACTACTCTTCAGACGGCGATAGATATCACCTTCATGACTGAAAAATAA
- a CDS encoding DcrB-related protein, whose translation MTEYYVNEAVLSFDGNISQDSTINMLRLSDPDAALIISRGQMQEGDELASQVEQQMKKLEKQVKELHYTPVQVTRVGINDGEEGLEIQSQFLRGNEQVYQCQVAFVLPGERVMMAFTYARTTPLTPADMTRWAEIKKNLRFRMRQEARTN comes from the coding sequence ATGACGGAATATTATGTAAATGAAGCCGTTCTGTCTTTCGACGGCAATATATCTCAGGACAGTACCATTAATATGCTGCGCCTCAGTGATCCCGATGCCGCATTAATTATCAGCCGGGGCCAGATGCAGGAGGGAGACGAATTAGCCTCTCAGGTTGAACAGCAGATGAAAAAACTGGAAAAGCAGGTTAAGGAGCTGCACTACACGCCCGTGCAGGTGACCCGGGTGGGGATTAATGACGGCGAAGAAGGGCTGGAGATACAGAGTCAGTTTCTCCGGGGTAACGAGCAGGTGTACCAGTGTCAGGTGGCATTTGTATTGCCGGGTGAGCGGGTCATGATGGCCTTCACCTACGCCAGAACCACACCGCTGACCCCGGCAGACATGACGCGCTGGGCTGAAATTAAAAAGAATCTGCGCTTCAGGATGCGGCAGGAAGCCAGGACGAATTAA